Proteins co-encoded in one Malus sylvestris chromosome 7, drMalSylv7.2, whole genome shotgun sequence genomic window:
- the LOC126628051 gene encoding putative pentatricopeptide repeat-containing protein At5g37570, giving the protein MPTIPLYSSLAPPNSRRPTSLLPSIATLLKGCKTQFRLEQIHAHIVRKGLEQDCFLISQFICLSNALASLSYSTAVLDRVLSPNTFLWNCLIKGYCERSGFLGTVSLFVRMKREEGLLDRFTYPSLFKACASEGRVWEGRAIHGLAVRCGVDGDVFVGTTLIDLYGKCREIVCARKVFDGMSERSVVSWTTMVVGYASVGDLVEANKLFDQMPQRNAVSWNAIISGFVKMGDLVNARRIFDQMPEKNVVSYTTMIDGYAKCGDMASARFLFEQCSDKDIVAWSALISGYAQNGQPNEAVKIFQEMSTKNVKPDEFIMVSLMSACSQVGCLQVAKWVDSYLSQSSIDVRQAYVLAALINMNAMCGNMERATRLFEEMPKRDLISYCSMIQGLSINGQGDQAVSLFNKMLTEGLAPDEVAFTVILTVCSRSGLVEEGWHFFESMRHKYHLNPSPDHYACMVSLLSRSGRLKAAYDLLKSMHEEPHAGAWGALLAACKLNCNAELGELVSHRLFELEPQNPGNYVLLSDIYAATGRWFDVSAVRTKMEERGIKKIPGISYLV; this is encoded by the coding sequence ATGCCTACAATCCCCCTCTACTCATCGCTAGCTCCGCCCAACAGCCGCCGTCCCACTTCTCTGCTGCCTTCAATTGCAACCTTACTCAAAGGCTGCAAAACCCAATTCCGTCTCGAACAAATCCACGCCCACATTGTCCGTAAAGGTTTGGAGCAAGATTGCTTCCTCATAAGCCAGTTCATCTGCCTCTCCAACGCTCTCGCTTCCCTCTCTTACTCCACCGCCGTACTCGACCGCGTCCTCAGCCCCAACACCTTTCTCTGGAACTGTCTGATCAAAGGATACTGCGAAAGGTCTGGTTTTTTGGGCACTGTTTCTCTGTTTGTTAGGATGAAGAGGGAGGAGGGCCTTCTGGATAGGTTTACGTACCCGTCTCTCTTTAAGGCGTGTGCTAGTGAGGGGAGGGTCTGGGAAGGAAGGGCGATACATGGGTTGGCGGTGAGGTGTGGAGTTGACGGGGATGTGTTTGTAGGCACCACTTTGATTGATTTGTACGGGAAATGCAGGGAGATTGTTTGCGCTCGCAAGGTGTTTGATGGAATGTCTGAGAGAAGTGTGGTTTCTTGGACGACTATGGTTGTTGGGTATGCTAGTGTTGGGGATTTGGTGGAGGCCAACAAGCTGTTTGATCAGATGCCCCAGAGAAATGCAGTGTCGTGGAATGCGATTATTAGTGGGTTTGTAAAGATGGGGGATTTGGTCAATGCTAGAAGGATCTTTGATCAAATGCCTGAGAAGAATGTGGTTTCTTATACTACTATGATCGATGGATATGCCAAGTGTGGAGATATGGCGTCTGCGAGATTTTTGTTTGAGCAATGCTCGGATAAAGATATCGTTGCGTGGTCGGCATTGATATCAGGGTATGCTCAAAATGGTCAACCTAACGAGGCTGTAAAGATATTTCAAGAAATGAGTACGAAGAATGTTAAGCCTGACGAGTTTATAATGGTGAGCTTGATGTCAGCTTGTTCCCAAGTGGGTTGCTTGCAGGTGGCTAAATGGGTTGATTCTTACCTGAGCCAGAGCTCCATTGATGTTCGTCAGGCTTATGTTCTCGCAGCTCTGATTAACATGAATGCAATGTGTGGGAATATGGAAAGAGCAACACGTTTGTTTGAAGAGATGCCTAAGCGGGATTTGATTTCGTATTGTTCTATGATACAAGGGTTGTCGATTAATGGTCAAGGGGATCAGGCTGTTTCCCTCTTCAATAAGATGCTAACTGAAGGTTTAGCTCCGGATGAGGTTGCTTTTACAGTCATCCTGACAGTTTGTAGTCGCTCTGGGCTCGTTGAGGAGGGTTGGCACTTCTTTGAATCAATGAGACATAAGTACCATTTAAATCCCTCTCCTGATCATTATGCATGTATGGTTAGTCTTCTTAGCCGGTCAGGACGGTTAAAAGCAGCTTATGATCTTCTAAAATCAATGCATGAGGAGCCTCATGCTGGCGCTTGGGGTGCACTACTAGCAGCCTGTAAGCTAAACTGTAATGCTGAGCTAGGAGAGTTAGTTTCTCATCGACTTTTTGAGCTTGAACCCCAAAATCCTGGTAATTATGTGCTCTTGTCCGATATCTATGCAGCAACAGGCCGCTGGTTTGATGTTTCTGCTGTGAGAACCAAAATGGAAGAGCGAGGGATTAAAAAGATACCTGGTATCAGTTATTTAGTTTAA
- the LOC126628048 gene encoding probable pectinesterase/pectinesterase inhibitor 51, protein MPPSLFKPPWRWHWQRCSSPSSPRKTKFLLLMASLFLSLLFLTLYLSLSSASHHHHQPTSPRPQIEQACKATRFPDACQASLTNLATDISTTPVQTIQFAVQLSGDGIETAQGMVKTILDSSAGNLNRTTAANNCLEMLANSQYRISLATDSLSRGKIKNARASMSSALLYQYGCWSGLKYANDTNMVNETMSFLDSLIAKSSNALGMMASYDNFGNDTKIWAPPKTERDGFWERLEHGGPDPGFRGGVPSGLTTNVTVCKEKSCDYRTVQEAVNAAPDNAAGNERFVIGIKAGVYEETVRVPLENRNVVFLGDGMGKTVITGSLNVGQPGISTYNTATVGVVGDGFMASGLTIQNTAGPDTHQAVAFRSDSDLSVIENCEFIGNQDTLYAQGNRQFYKSCTIQGNVDFIFGNSASIFQDCSILVRPRQLQPEKGEDNVVTAHGRTDPAMTTGFVFRNCSINGTEEYMKLYRSKPEVHKNYLGRPWKEYSRTVFINCSMEALITPQGWMPWSGDFALNTLFYGEFGNSGPGSDLSQRWNWTSKIPSEHVNAYSVQNFIQGDEWMST, encoded by the exons ATGCCGCCCTCCTTATTTAAACCTCCATGGCGATGGCACTGGCAACGCTGttcatctccttcttctccCCGCAAAACCAAATTCCTCCTTCTCAtggcttccctcttcctctctctcctcttcctcaCTCTCTACCTCTCTCTATCCTCCGCctcccatcaccaccaccagcCCACATCCCCCCGACCTCAGATCGAACAAGCCTGCAAAGCCACGCGCTTCCCCGACGCGTGTCAAGCCTCCCTCACCAACCTCGCCACTGACATCAGCACCACCCCTGTCCAGACCATCCAATTCGCCGTCCAACTCTCCGGCGACGGGATCGAGACGGCGCAGGGAATGGTGAAAACCATCCTGGACTCGTCCGCTGGCAACCTAAACCGCACGACGGCTGCGAATAACTGCCTCGAAATGCTCGCTAACTCCCAGTACCGAATTTCTCTCGCCACCGACAGTCTCTCGCGCGGTAAAATTAAAAACGCGCGTGCCTCCATGAGCTCCGCGTTGCTCTACCAGTACGGCTGCTGGTCGGGCCTCAAGTACGCCAACGACACCAACATGGTCAACGAGACGATGTCGTTTCTCGACAGTTTGATCGCCAAATCCAGCAACGCGCTCGGCATGATGGCATCGTACGACAACTTCGGTAACGACACAAAAATATGGGCCCCGCCCAAGACGGAGCGAGACGGGTTCTGGGAGCGGCTGGAGCACGGAGGCCCCGACCCTGGATTTCGGGGCGGGGTGCCGTCGGGTTTAACGACGAACGTGACGGTGTGCAAGGAGAAATCGTGTGATTACAGGACGGTGCAGGAGGCGGTTAATGCCGCACCGGATAACGCCGCGGGAAACGAGAGGTTCGTGATTGGGATAAAGGCTGGGGTGTACGAAGAGACCGTGAGAGTGCCCCTAGAGAATCGGAACGTGGTGTTTTTAGGTGATGGGATGGGTAAAACGGTCATTACCGGGTCGTTGAATGTGGGCCAGCCCGGAATTTCCACGTACAACACTGCTACCGTCG GGGTTGTTGGTGATGGGTTCATGGCAAGCGGACTCACAATCCAAAACACAGCAGGTCCCGACACCCACCAAGCGGTTGCTTTCCGATCAGACAGCGACCTCTCCGTGATCGAAAACTGCGAATTCATAGGCAATCAAGACACCCTCTACGCACAAGGCAACCGCCAGTTCTACAAATCATGCACCATCCAAGGCAACGTCGATTTCATCTTCGGAAACTCAGCTTCCATCTTCCAAGACTGCAGCATCCTCGTCCGTCCACGGCAACTCCAACCCGAGAAAGGCGAAGACAATGTCGTCACAGCCCACGGAAGAACAGACCCTGCGATGACAACAGGTTTCGTGTTTCGAAACTGCTCGATCAACGGCACGGAAGAGTACATGAAGTTGTACCGGAGCAAGCCGGAGGTGCACAAGAACTACTTGGGGAGGCCGTGGAAGGAGTATTCGAGGACGGTTTTTATAAACTGTAGTATGGAAGCTCTTATTACACCCCAAGGGTGGATGCCTTGGAGTGGGGATTTTGCTCTCAACACCCTTTTTTATGGGGAGTTTGGGAATTCTGGACCGGGTTCTGATTTGTCCCAGAGATGGAACTGGACCAGCAAAATCCCATCTGAACATGTTAATGCGTATTCTGTGCAGAATTTTATTCAAGGAGATGAGTGGATGTCAACTTGA
- the LOC126628050 gene encoding probable pectinesterase/pectinesterase inhibitor 51: protein MASLLFLSLLSLTLFLSLSSASRHHSISPQPQLQLACKATRFPDACQASLGKLVTDPNATPLETIHFAVKVSDDGLKTAQGMVHTILDSSAGNINRTTAAKNCLDVLANSRYRISLTTGGLSSGRVKNARASMSAALLYQYDCWSALKYANDTQMVNKTMSFLDSLIGKSSNALGMIWSYDNFGNDTKKWGPPKTERDGFWEPVMGGGSDQGFRGGIPSGLKADVTVCKGNSCDYKTVQEAVNAAPDNAGDKRFVIGIKAGVYEETVGVPLEKRNVVFLGDGMGKTVITGSLNVGQPGISTYNTATVGVSGDGFMASGLTVQNTAGPDAHQAVAFRSDSDLSVIENCEFIGNQDTLYAHANRQFYKSCTIQGNVDFIFGNSASIFQDCTILVRPRQLEPEKGENNAVTAHGRTDPGQSTGFVFENCLINGTEEYMKLYRSKPQVHKNYLGRPWKEYSRTVFINSSMEALVAPQGWMPWDGDFALNTLFYGEFGNSGAGSDLSQRVKWSSKIPPEHVNTYSLQNFIQGDEWIKT, encoded by the exons ATGGCCtcccttctcttcctctctctcctctccctcactctcttcctctctctctcctccgccTCACGCCACCACTCCATCTCCCCCCAACCCCAGCTCCAGCTAGCCTGCAAGGCCACACGCTTCCCCGACGCGTGCCAAGCCTCCCTGGGCAAGCTCGTCACTGACCCAAACGCCACCCCTCTCGAGACTATTCATTTCGCCGTCAAGGTCTCTGATGACGGCCTCAAGACCGCGCAGGGCATGGTCCACACTATCCTGGACTCGTCTGCGGGGAACATAAACCGCACCACCGCCGCGAAAAACTGCCTCGACGTCCTCGCCAACTCCCGGTACCGAATTTCTCTCACCACCGGTGGATTGTCAAGTGGTCGCGTTAAAAACGCACGTGCCTCCATGAGTGCCGCGTTGCTCTACCAATACGACTGCTGGTCGGCTCTCAAGTACGCAAACGACACCCAGATGGTCAACAAGACGATGTCGTTTCTCGACTCGCTGATCGGAAAATCCAGCAACGCGCTCGGCATGATTTGGTCGTACGACAACTTCGGAAATGACACTAAGAAGTGGGGGCCGCCGAAAACCGAGCGGGACGGGTTCTGGGAGCCGGTCATGGGCGGAGGGTCCGACCAGGGATTTCGGGGCGGGATTCCGTCGGGTTTAAAGGCGGACGTGACGGTGTGCAAGGGGAATTCGTGTGATTACAAGACGGTGCAGGAGGCGGTGAATGCCGCGCCGGATAACGCGGGAGATAAGAGGTTCGTGATTGGGATAAAGGCTGGGGTTTACGAGGAGACCGTGGGGGTGCCCCTAGAGAAGCGGAACGTGGTATTCTTGGGTGACGGGATGGGCAAAACGGTCATTACCGGGTCGTTGAATGTGGGCCAGCCCGGAATATCCACCTACAACACTGCCACCGTCG GAGTTAGTGGTGATGGGTTCATGGCGAGTGGTCTCACAGTCCAGAACACAGCAGGTCCCGACGCCCACCAAGCAGTTGCTTTCAGATCAGACAGCGACCTCTCCGTAATCGAAAACTGCGAATTCATAGGCAATCAGGACACTCTCTATGCTCATGCCAACCGCCAATTCTACAAGTCGTGCACCATCCAAGGCAATGTGGATTTCATCTTCGGAAACTCTGCCTCCATCTTCCAGGACTGCACCATCCTTGTTCGTCCTAGACAGCTCGAACCCGAGAAGGGCGAAAACAATGCAGTCACAGCCCATGGAAGAACAGACCCCGGGCAGTCAACGGGCTTTGTATTTGAAAACTGCTTGATCAATGGCACGGAAGAATACATGAAGTTGTATCGGAGCAAGCCGCAGGTGCACAAGAACTACTTGGGGAGGCCGTGGAAGGAGTACTCGAGGACGGTTTTCATAAACTCGAGTATGGAAGCTCTTGTTGCACCGCAAGGGTGGATGCCTTGGGATGGGGATTTCGCTTTGAACACCCTTTTCTACGGAGAATTCGGGAATTCCGGCGCGGGTTCTGATTTGTCCCAGAGAGTGAAATGGAGCAGCAAGATCCCACCCGAGCATGTTAATACGTATTCTCTGCAAAATTTTATCCAGGGAGATGAGTGgattaaaacatga